Proteins co-encoded in one Neofelis nebulosa isolate mNeoNeb1 chromosome 2, mNeoNeb1.pri, whole genome shotgun sequence genomic window:
- the ADAM23 gene encoding disintegrin and metalloproteinase domain-containing protein 23 isoform X7: MANPGNRRGIYRPWTLTCSLLIVGMCCVSPFFCHSQTDLLALNQADPQCWESSSVLLLEMRKPRISNTVSGFWDFMIYLKSSENLKHGALFWDLAQLFWDIYVDCVLSRNHGLGRRQLAGKEEEISAVRPQHTGRKQGAYSQQLRTPFLKKKELIEGVISMHLHGSGSKLIGKVTRGLEIKRK, encoded by the exons ATGGCCAATCCTGGGAACAGAAGAGGGATCTACCGCCCCTGGACCCTTACCTGCTCCCTGCTCATTGTGGGAATGTGCTGTGTGTCTCCTTTCTTCTGCCATAGCCAGACAGACCTTCTGGCCCTTAATCAAGCTGATCCTCAGTGCTGGGAATCTTCTTCAGTGCTCCTCCTAGAAATGCGGAAGCCTCGAATTTCTAACACTGTTTCAGGTTTCTGGGATTTTATGATCTACCTAAAGTCATCTGAGAACTTGAAGCACGGGGCACTGTTTTGGGATCTGGCCCAACTCTTCTGGGACATCTATGTGGACTGTGTCCTCTCCAGGAACCATGGCTTAGGAAGGAGGCAATTggctgggaaggaagaggagatttCAGCAGTGCGTCCACAGCACACAGGGAGAAAACAAG GTGCATATTCTCAGCAGCTAAGAACAcctttcctaaagaagaaagagttGATAGAAGGTGTGATAAGCATGCACTTGCACGGAAGTGGGTCTAAGCTCATTGGGAAAGTCACCCGTGGcctggaaataaagagaaagtaa